TACTTACTCGATGGAAATTACATTGAAATAACTGCAGTGGGAAATAGCCTTGTTCAGATAGTAGATCCTTTTAGTTACAAATATGTTGTTGAGCAGCCCGATATAAGGGATATACTAGACAAACTTTCCAATCCAGACTAAAAATTAAAAAGGCATGCATGAAGTTCTTTGCCGCAGCATCAGATAACACGGCATTCACGAAACTTGCCAAGATGAATGTAATATGACGCTTCGTGAATGCCCTGAACGTTATATGACAGAATGTGCAATATAATTATTTAAGCGAAGTTTTTAAGATTTAATTTTTGGAGTGGTTTAATTTTGGGTCTTATTAAAATCCTAAAGAATCCGTATATTATTCTAATATTCGTACTCATTTTATTTATGTTTACTGGTATAGCATTAAAAGCCTTGGAAATGACAATAAATAATTCGTTTAAAAAGAATCCGCATACAGAAATAATGCTATGGCAGTCACTAGGTTATTCAAGTAATCCCCAATTGTATTTTTTTGGAACGGAAATTCAACCTCGTTCTGATAAGATAATTGTAAACTATAAAATGGAAAATAAATCGGATAAAGTAATTAATATAAAAAATCTTATAGATGTTGGTGTTGTTAAAGCAGACGCTAATTCTATTGGTGATCCTGGAACTTTAATTTGGCGATGGTCACAGCATTATAAAGATATTGGAGATAAAACAATTGAATTATCAAAAGGAGACATATTTGAAAAGCAGATAGAAATTGACAGAAAAAATCTCGATATTGCATTTCAATACTACATAAATATTTATTATAATGATGAAATTGTCGCTCAATATAAAGTTATTGAGGGGATTTGTGACAAGTAAGATTAGCTTAAATCTGGGGGCACATTCCATCATATAAACCAGCTAATTGTTGTCAAGAAAAATTTTCTTTAAAAAGTTTATCCAGAAAGAAGCGTATAGCAAAGCTAACCTACCAAATAGTAAGCACAAAAACGGTCTGTAAATAAAAGGTATCCATAAGTTCACATAGAATAGTTATTTTGGATCAGAAAATGGCTGCTGAGAAGCTAAAATACCGAAAATTATCCTAAGTAATTTGTTAGAAGTAGCAATGATTGCGACTTTAGAAGGCTTGCCTTCGTTTATTTTTCGAAGGTAAAAACTTCTGAGGATCATATTTAGAGGGCCACTGGCTCTATTACTAATTCCAGCTACAGTGGCTTGATAGATTGCCTTTCTAAGATAAGGTGACCCTCTCTTGGAAATCTTGTTATGACTCGATTTAAACTTTCCCGATTCGAAGACAGAGGGGTCAATGCCTGCAAAAGCGACCAACTGTTTAGAACTCGGGAATCTCTTAATATCACCAATCTCAGCGAGAATGGTGGTGGCTGTAGCCTCTCCTACGCCAGGAATTGAACAAAGGAGAGGGTAATCAAGGGAAAAGTTTGCCCAGTAGACCATTTGAGCCCGTATATCTGTCAGAATACTTTGTTGGGATCTGAGGAGATCCATGTACATCCTTAAAACCCGTAAGTTTGACTGTTGGGCGCGGTTAAAAGGCAGACTTTCCTTGGCAGCCGAAATCAGTGCATCCGTTTTCAACTCGTACCAGCTCTTCGCCATCTTTGCTGGCTTAAGACAATTAATAATCTGGTCCCTACTAGCCGATAGAATAGCATTGGGAGAAGGAAAAGAAGAAAGGACTCTCAAAGCAGTAGGACTACATAAATGAGCAAATACTGACTCAAACTTAGGAAACAGAAGGTCTAAAACGGAACGAAACCGGAGTTGAGTCTCAATATATAGAGTGTTGAACCCATCATACTGGCGGCAAAGATTCTGCAACTCCGAGATGTAATCCATATGAGGTTTGGCCTCGGTAAATTGATTCAGGTAGTAAACCTGAGCAATACGATTCGCATCAATCGGGTCAGTCTTAACTTTACGAACGGATTTCTTTTTCTCAGCGTGAGTCTGAAGAGGATTTAAAACGACCACCTTGAACCCAGCATCTTGAAAGAAAGCGGCAATAGGCTTGGAGTAGTTGCCAGTAGCCTCCATAACCACATGAGGACGTTGACCCATCTCCAATTCTAACTTGCTGAGTCGATCGACTAATAGAGATAAATCGTTGGGTGAATGAGAGAACGAAAAGGGTTTGGAATCTAAAACTTGATAACGTTTAAAGACAGCAGCCACACTTTTGGACTTGGAAACATCAATACTCAAGACTGGAACATCAAACATGAAAAACCTCCTCTTTATCTGGGTCCATCTTTAAACATCAATCCTTAGGTTCGCGTTGTGATACGGGCTCGAAGCCCAACCAGCTCAATCAAGGTAAAGGTGTCAAAGAGGGCCTGAACAGTTTATGCGACGGGATCTAGGTCCCAACAGAGTGTACGTTCTAACCCAGTTTTCTTAAGTATAAAGGAATACAAAAGAAAAAAGATCCATACCCAGATTGAACTGGTTATGAACCTATAATACGAACAGAAGGTTTGCAACATCGAAGAGAGTATGAATGTAATAACTCGACGTCGCAAACCCTCGGGACGTTATTTGAAACCGCTAGGAATATATAAGAGTGGACTACCTGGGGTTTAATCGCTGAGGTTTATTATTCAAAGAGGAGTCTAAAACGGGGGAGGAGAGAAAGTTATGAATGATCTATTTGGAGTATTGGCTTTAATCGTCTTTGTAATGTGGCTAGGTATGGGTTTAATTTGGTTTAGATATATGAAGAAATTACCAGTATTTTGGAAAAACGATAATTCTAACAATCACACTATTTATCCGCCATTATCTGTAATAATTCCGGCTTGTAATGAAGAAGAATCCATTGAACAGGCAGTTACACAGTTAATTAGCCAAGACTACCCTAGTTTAGAGATAGTATTAGTGAATGATCGCTCGACTGATCAAACAGGGGCGATTCTGGAGGATCTTAAAGTAAAATATCCTCAACTGAAAGTTATAACAATTTTTGATTTACCTCCAAACTGGTTAGGTAAAAATCATGCTGTTTACCAAGGTGTGAAGGAAGCTACGGGTGAGTGGCTACTTTTGACTGATGCCGATATAATGTTTTCCCCCGATAGCTTAAAGAAAGCTGTTAGTTATGCTTCTG
This Desulfosporosinus orientis DSM 765 DNA region includes the following protein-coding sequences:
- a CDS encoding IS110 family transposase; protein product: MFDVPVLSIDVSKSKSVAAVFKRYQVLDSKPFSFSHSPNDLSLLVDRLSKLELEMGQRPHVVMEATGNYSKPIAAFFQDAGFKVVVLNPLQTHAEKKKSVRKVKTDPIDANRIAQVYYLNQFTEAKPHMDYISELQNLCRQYDGFNTLYIETQLRFRSVLDLLFPKFESVFAHLCSPTALRVLSSFPSPNAILSASRDQIINCLKPAKMAKSWYELKTDALISAAKESLPFNRAQQSNLRVLRMYMDLLRSQQSILTDIRAQMVYWANFSLDYPLLCSIPGVGEATATTILAEIGDIKRFPSSKQLVAFAGIDPSVFESGKFKSSHNKISKRGSPYLRKAIYQATVAGISNRASGPLNMILRSFYLRKINEGKPSKVAIIATSNKLLRIIFGILASQQPFSDPK